In Lolium rigidum isolate FL_2022 chromosome 7, APGP_CSIRO_Lrig_0.1, whole genome shotgun sequence, the DNA window ttctaaaaaaaaaatcagctagCTCATGGACATCGCGGGCAGATTCGTGAAACCTGATGAGGCGAGGGACGGCAGAGAAAAAATCTCTGACAAGGGAGCCTCCAAGCAAAATGGATATATCTGTGAAAGAGAAAATATCGGTAATATTGAGGTTAGTAGATAGTACTTGTTCATTACTCCATTTCCCTATTGTTCCATGCTTTCATTTAAACTTTTGGAATCATGTTGTTGTAGATGTGTGTTGATGAATCATGAGGCATTAGATTGCTTCTCTTGCCTCAGTCTTAAGAACTCTTTCTCAATGTTTGATGTGGAGAAGCTTGCTCGCTTATCTACCATATATCATGCGGATGTCTCTAATGGTGACCGTGCAACCATAAGAGGGCAATTTGAGACTTACATTTACAATGTGAGAATCCATTTCACCTTCTCTACTTGCGAAGATCTTGAAAGTTTGGCTATGAAGATGATTGAAACGGAGAAGCATTTGGTTTTTCCAttggtgtacaaatttgttgagtTGGCTTTGATATTGTCGGTGTCAATGGCATCCGTTGAGAGGAATTCCTCATCAATGAAGATTATCAAGTCAAAATTACATAGCAAGATGAAGAATGATTGGTTCAATGACTTGATGATATGTTACACGGAGCGGGAGATATTTAGGAAACTTGATAGTGATGATATTGCTAAACGGTTCCAAGCCATGAAGACAAGGACAGGACATCTACCTAAAAGGCCTAGGCCTAGTTAGGACATGATTGACGGTACCATCTTATAATTTCCTTTATTGTGTAGAGTCTTTTGGATGCATTTGGACATGTGTTTGGACAAGCTTTTGGGGTCAAGCGTTCGAGTTTCAATATTGTCTAGTACTGATGAACATTTGAGTTTTTTCGGCCATCGTTGTTAACTGTTAAAAATCCCATATTTAGTATCGATGATTATTTCCATGTGCTattatgcatttttatgtaccATGTCCATCTTTATACATGAAAACTCttgttgatggtttattttccctatatgatGTGTATGTTAGTTGATGTGTATGAGCATATATTTTTTGTCACACTTCGGCTTGCCCAGGCTTCAGAAATTTCTAGGTACGCCTATGATTCTTTGGACCTTCCGGATTGTGATTACTGAGATATCGCGAAACAATCCTTCGCGGGGCGCGTCTCTAGAGCATCTCCAAAATAGCCGGAATATTTCACTCCAAAAGAGTAGTTTTCAAAGAGGTGGGGAAAATATTTTGGCAGACAAATCTGCTATTCTCTAGCAGAAATCCCTGGAAAGGACGATATGGCGGCGATGGTGAACCCATCAACATAGAATGTAGGAGAGGAGTGGACGGAGGAGTTTTTGTCAAGACCGACATGGCGGCGGTGGCAAGCGGCTGGTGGAAGGTTACGTTGGCGAAGGCATGATTTTTTATCGCGGGCGGTTGGGGTTCCAGTACAACAAAAATGTCGTAGAGGTACTCTATTTATCTCAAAAGACTTAGCAAATGTTGATATTATTTGACTAAAATCTGCATAGATTAGTTTCAGCTCGCCTATGTATGTGCTTTCTTCAAGATTTCACAAAAAGCTAAATCGAAACTTGCTAGTCTTAGTACATTGATAATCTTACTCTTCATTCAAAAAGTTGGTGTAGTGCATTCTTCTTAAATGATTGCTGATGCACTCAGGaatatgtttttttttactaACATCTGAAAATTGTCTCGGTCAAAAGCTATATTTAGAAATTATTTTACTTTTGGCATGCATGGGTGCCAAGATTGGACACTTTGGGCCCGGTGGTTCGGATCTTGAGTGAAGCGATGTATAGAATGTTTGAGCTCTGGACTGGAAGCTTTGGGTTTCAAATCTCCTTCCTGAAGTCGTAGCTTTTGAGTATTGTGATGCCTGCTAGCTTCATCGGTCATGCTACTCAGGCCAGCCAAGCGCCAAAGTATAGCTACAGTGTGAAATCATTTGTTCTGCCAGGACCGGATAGTTGCCATTATTGACAATTTCTTCTGTTTCCGGATAGTTGCCATTAGTTCATTGACTCATGAAGCAACGAGAAGACCTACTTCACCCTACCCTTTATTCTTTATGTGCTAAAGCACATGCAACTAGCATGCCTAGCACTGGACACGTATAAATATTAAGAACTAATGTGTCCAGAACAAAAAATATAATTACACAGGGCAAGAATCCTATACAAGAAAGCAGCAGAGTTTGACAGGGCCTTGCAACCTAGCGTCAGTAAACCAATTTACAGGGGTGGTTACCTACAGTGCCAAGAGCGTGCAGAAGAATCCTGTATGGGTTCTGCGAGCTCCATTCCAAAAGATGCCTTGGGCAGAGCTTCCACAAAATTGCAGCCTTTGGGTAAGGTCGTTCTTCAGAAGGAGCGCAGTTCAGAGGATCACTTGCAAGTATCGCAGTAAAAACCGCCTTCGTTCAGTGTAACTTGATCAATTTTGGGATTGGGGTTGGCTCGTAGCAGTGCTTGATCACTTGGCAGATTTTACTGCCGTTGCTTGCCTTGCAAGTACTCTCTCAAACTCGGCACAAGCTTCAGGCGAATCTTCTTCACTGGGAGGTACCAATTGCCAGAAGAGTGGCAAGTATGCCTCCCATTCACTCAAAATTTTAGCACCTTTCGCACTGCCAGTTTTTTCCTATAAAAGCGTCATCCAAATTACAACAGTGTCAGGAACGGCCTGTTTGGAACAAAATTTTCAGGAAAAAAAATACACTTGACTTACAACATAGGCCTCAATCAAGCCTTTCAGCTGCATCTGCCCAGCTGGAGCATTCACTCTCTGCATCTTGACGATCTCCTTGTTAATCTGTTAAAAAACACTTTGGACGTTATAATCCTGAGATCTGAATTTCGGGGCTTCAGTGCATGCATGCTACAGAGCAGCTAGGTAGATGGTTAGAAGTTCTAAGTTCATGTACCTTTGGGACTAGTGTATCATCTTCATCTAGAATGTATGCAAGGCCACCAGTCATTCCAGCTGCAACGTTCCTCCCAACTCTGTGGATTGAGAAATATATATCAGGATAAGGGTAATACACAAAATGGAAGATtgacttcttttttttttgagaacatggGAGATGGGCATTGTGCGGACTGTTTACTTACTTGCCAAGTACAACCACACAGCCACCAGTCATGTATTCGCAGCAATGATCTCCTGTGCCCTCAACCACTGCCTGACCGAGAGAGTTCCGAACTGCAAATCTTTCTCCTGTCTTGCCTCTCACAAATACTTGACCACCCGTAGCTCCATACAGACAAGTGTTCCCAACTATAGCAGCATCCTCAGGAACAAATCCTGTATCATCCACAGGAACTACAACCAGCTCTCCACCAGCCATACCCTGCAACAATAAAAATAGAAGTCTTATGAAGCTAGCCAGAAAGAATTTTCAATAGTGTATCTTTTGGACTAGCGCATCATCCTCATCTAGAATGTATTTAGTACCTTCCCCACATAATCGTTGGCCTCTCCTACTAGGCGAACATTCATGCCAGGGGTTAGAAAACAACCAAAGGACTGCCCTGCACTTCCAGTAAACCTGAAATGTTCGAAATTCTTCATTTTATACCTTgtcataataataataaaatagatGGAAAAAATTATGCAAAGAAGAAAATAGTTAACATACGTAATGTTCAGCTGGCCTGCAAAGCCCGTGTCCCCATACTTCTTAGCAATGGCACCTGCTACTCGACCACAGACAGCTCTGTCGACATTATAAATTGGGTATGTCTTTGAAACCTCTTTCTCGTTCTCAATTGCATCGATTACCTGTAAAATGCAGTTACATAACTTAAGTAATGCTGCATATGACAGAACTAGGTTCCTGGCAACTATGCACTTCATTTTAGACTACAATGGCTATTGATCATCAATGTCACAGCTATGGTTTCAAGAAGACCAAATAGTAAAGCCGAGGTGTTTTGATTGAGTGTACACAAATCTGCTCAGGAGGACAGACTTTAGTCAAGTTAAGAAATGTAACCAACACTGAAACCATTACCTCGGGATCTGCAAGGATTGTCTCATCAAGAACAGGGCCATTAGAGTGGACGTCCTGGCTTCTTATCTGAGAGCTACTCCATTTGGGTAATCCAGCATTCTAATACAAGAACATCCATTAATATAACATGCATATGCATGAAGTGCCAATAAACCAAGCGAGAATAGCTATCAAAGCCATACCATTAATAGGTATCCAAGATCAATGTGTTGTGTTTTCACCAAAGAGATATGCTTTGGTTTAAGTAAATCAGTGTGCCCAATTATATCATCCAGCTTCTCATAACCCAACTGGGCTAATGTGGCGCGTACCTGGATAACTTATGCATGAGTACTTAAATACAGGTCATGGTTATTCCAAAAAAAGCATATGGATGACCAAATGGTGAAAGCACGGAAAGAGGTTAACACAAAAGCATTAGTAATGTGAGTTATGCCATACCTCTTCTGCGACAAAGAGAAAGTAATTCACCAGATCGCCAGGAACACCAGGAAACCTAGCACGAAGCTCTTCTCTCTGCAGGTGCATAGAATGTAAGATAAAAGGTATGACCAAGAAAAACGAATAAAAAATAACTTGTGCTGTTATTACCTGACTAGCAACTCCAACTGGGCAATTGTTTGTGTGGCAAATACGTGCCATGACACATCCGGTAGCTATCATAGCTACAGAACCAAAACCATATTCATCAGCACCCATGGCAGCAGCCAAAAGGACATCTAGGCCACTCCTGAATCCACCATCGACCCTAAGTACCACCCTTTCTCTCAATCCATTTTGTATCAGTGTCTGGAGGAAGTTAACTAGGTTTAGAACAAAGTGATTTGGTACTATAAGAATCTGATTATAACAAGCAAATAAATGTAGGAAACCTGGTGAGTTTCTGTAAGACCGAGTTCCCAAGGACCCCCAGCATGCTTGATTGAGCTAATTGGGCTAGCTCCAGTACCACCATCATGACCTGATATCTGTATAATAAAATGATAATTCAGATGACCCAAATAAGTAGACTAAACCTCTCGCCCATGAGTACAGTATACCTTCAAAAAAATCACTGCCAGCTCATTATATAGTAGTTCAAAGCATGGTTCATCTCAGAGACTCAAATGCTGTAAACTAATTCACCAGCTTGGCAAGTGGTGACCTACCTTGTAGTGTATGTTCATGCAATAACTGTGTGCTGAACTGCTGTGTTTTGGGAAATTTTAGTAGATTTGTGGGGATTTATTCCCCACAATCGTAACGGTTTATTGCATACAATTTTCACCAAAAAGAGATGGACACCAATCGGAAAGACATATCATTGTGAAtatactacaacaaatgccactGCATATAACAATGAAATAGGCAAAACAGTTTACGCAACCTCATGAGGGCCAACTACAGCATATAGCACCTTGCAGTAAAAGGTTAAGTGTATCAAAGAAAATGTAAAATGCCACTAAACCATAAGACCATAGCCACTTAGGAGAATGCAGATCCACACACAATGAAGTATGAGCTAAATCAATGAATTGTTAGAAAATAAATGTTTAGCCCACCTGAATTACGTCTGCGTTTGCCTTAGATACTCCAGAGGCTACAGTTCCAATTCCTGCTTCAGCTACAAGCTTTACCGACACCTTTGCTTTAGGATTGATCTGCCCAGACAAATATAAATTAAATACTTCATTACTACCAATAAATGAAATTCCTTGTCCCAAGAAGAAAccaagaatcaaacaacactgctAGTTCTCACATAGCACCAGCATTACTAGCTGAAATTCTATTCAAGTAGTTGTGCAAGACAAACCTGATGGAGGTCAAAAATTAACTGTGCGAGATCCTCGATGGAATAGATGTCATGGTGTGGTGGTGGGGATATGAGAGGAACACCAGGTTTGGAGTTTCTCAACCGAGCTATGTATGCACTGACTTTTTTCCCAGGAAGTTGACCCCCTTCACCAGGCTTCGCCCCTTGAGCAATCTTTATCTCGATTTGTTCAGCATTAACTAAAAATGTTGGTGTAACACCAAAACGCCCAGATGCAACCTGTGAAATGATAGTACATATAAGAACCAACTCGAATATATGAATCCAATAGAAAGAGGATAGAGTGTGACTTTGATTCAGGACATACAAAAAAAGAGGTAGACAACAGTACAGAGTGGAAGTTCTTAAAATGCTTCCTACTATCTTTTTTTGCCACTGCAAAAGTTTCATATTTGAGAAGTGCCAAAGGGTGCTAACTAAACATGTGACCTAGCACCTTCAGGCACTGACAGACCTCTGATCTCTTTTGATGTTCATTCTCTTGGCCTGACAAAGGCCGGTGCTAGCTCATTTTAAGGGAAAATAAGCGTACTCAACAGCATACTACATCTGAAGTGTTATTGGCTACTAACACGTTCATCTACAGGAATGATGCAAAACTTAATCTTGAATAAGTCTGATTGTTCACAGCATTGGTTTTCTAAGTGGTGCTTTAACCAGTGTATCATAACAACATTGAGTGCAATTCTACTCAGTAATGACTGAAGAATTGTTAAGGTAGCCATTAAGAGAGCATATCTACCAAGGATAAGTAGAGCAATCCACAGTCATGGTTTTGAAATAGAAGCATAAACTACATCAAAACTATTTATAATAATAGCCAAAGTAAAGTGCCAAAATCAAGCAGTTCATGCTGCACCTGCTTAATGGCACTTGTGGCAGTGTCCCCGTTCTGAAGACCTTTGAGATGAGGAAGTGTTGGAGAATACCCATCAACAACATCTGCAAGGGGACTCCAGCGGATTGGGTCCTGCAAAATATGTCCATAAGCAACTATATGTTGTAATTTCCACTATAGCTGCCTGACATAACTAGCTTTATTGTTGTAATGTATGTTATTTGGCCCACCTCACCACCTTCTCCAGAATTAGATTTCCCGCCGATTCTATTCATAGCAATTGCAATTGCTTCATGAGTTTCTCTGGAAATAGCTCCCAAGGACATTCCACCTGTGCAAAAGCGCTCGACAATAGAGGTTGCAGGCTCAACTTTGCCTATAGGAATAGGGGGCCGTTCACTCTTCAACTCTACAAGATCTCGAAGAACCTGCAGCATAGAGAATGGTAAACCAAAGGTGATACAAAAAAATCTACAGGCCGCCCACCTGCAAAGTGAGGATTAAGCACCACTAACATTGACAGGACGGCTTGCAAGATGTTGTTGGTAGATGGTGTAGGCATTATCACTTCTTTCACGAATTGCTTTGTGCAGAAGCTTTGACATCTCAGGATTATTTGCATGAAATTCGCCTATTCAGGAAAGCAAAAAAACACAATATTTCAGCAATAAGCAGTAACATAATATTGCAGTACATATGATCCCAGATTCTTTTTCCCCCCCAAAATGCAATTTCTGCCGCACCAAGAGGTGTATTTTGGAGGTAAATGAGGTATTATCAGTATTAACTTAATGAATGTACCTATCATACTAACAAAAGAAAATGGATTTAACTATCACGTTAATTATAAGCATTTTTCATCCCTGATTGGCAGGCATAAATTGCATTTGCAATGATGCTGCCCTGGACAACAATATTCAGGAATCGCCCAGGCCCCTCTACCAGTACCTGAACAAAGCAATATTCAAAAGGAGGACTCAAAGAAACATAGACTTCTAGAATAGTTGTGGCCTTAGTATGTTTTTTTCACCTGGTGGCCTTAGTATGTTTTGATTGATGACATACAAATGCCGCACACAACATAGCAGCCAAATCTCAGGTTGTTAATTGATGTCATTTTAACTAAAACAATCATATTGGAATAAAATGGAAGAATACAGACAGTCAAGTCATAAAATCTAACTTTGCTACAGTTGACGAGATATGTATACCTCCAGGTCTGGACTGGATGAATCCAAAGTTTTCCAGCCTCTGTGCGGTATCTTCCGAGAATGCCTTCACCCAGAATGATAATGTTTCCCGGCCCAGCTTTACAACAAAGGGATAGGGCAGTAGAGTTGGAGAAGTGTCAGTAGGTAAAAATTTCAGAAGAGCTAAAAGGTACATAGCCAACTACAGGTTATAATCTGAACACTTCTAGATAGGCAATGTACCAGACCAACAAAACACCGAAAAAGTAAATCAAGTATGTGCTGACAAACTCCGCGACTAAATGGGATAATAAAAAAATTGATTACCTCGTCAAGGGTAAGTCCTCCAATTTTCGATACACTTCCACAGAATGCAAGGTCAACAACTTCTTGGCCAAGACCATATATTTCAAAGATCTGAGCTCCACAGTAACTATCCAGAAGATACGACATATTAAACCATTGAATGATTACTTCACCATGATGGCACAATTGTTATATAACGTTGAATGGCAAAGATAACAAACCTTGAGAGCAATGATATGCCCATTTTTGAGAGTATCTTGAGCAGGCCAGATTTTACAGCCTGAAAACATAAGACCGATTGAATATCACAACCACAATGGAACATAAAGATCATACTTCCACGAGTCCACCACACCATAAGTGTACAGATGTAGTATTGAGTTCAACTATGTTCAGACACATAACTGCAGCAGCACACCAACATGCAACAATATAATCAAAACTCACAACTCATAGATATAGAAAATCATACCTTGATAAAGTTTCTTTGAGCCTGCTCGATGGTCACTGTTGGCATCTTGCCGTTGCGCATCAAATTAACAGTTTTCTTGCTCAGCCTCCATTGTCGGCATGTTTCTAATGCCAGATATGGGCATACGGCACTAATGCACAATAAAAGATGGAAGATTAATAAATCTAGCAAGAAAACGCAGCACTTTCACTTGAAAACTAATGGTTCCGGAGAATGTGCACAACTGAATATTAGATCCAATTAGAAGTTGCTGAAGAGACAAACAAATAAGGAAGGAATGATTGGATCTTTGAGAAGATCCCACCCAGCAAAATGCACGAAAAGGTTTTAATTTGCTGATTTAGACTGGCACAAAGTCAAATTTCTCTGCCTATCATAGCTGCTTCTTCTAGCTGAACCCTTTTCAGATTTTCTTCATCCTTTCTTCCTCTAACTTTGTATTTTTTTCGGACAGTGTTTCTAACGGCATAAGTCCACAGGAACAATGTCTATGTTCACGGTCTAGTATGAGGACTTTATGCTGTCATCTTATGCTCTAAGATTCATGCTCCAAGTTCAAATAACTGCATGACAGTCTTCAGAAAGAGTTCGACTGCGAattcataattatcatctagacttCAGTTCTATACCAAttgtcaaaaggaaatactagccaACCAAGTGGCTATGGTACAATGACTTGAATAGGGTATATATGTTTCTCTTTTGGAAAAGACTAGAGTCAGTTTGAAACTTTATCAAATAGTTaagttcatactccctccatctcatgaaacttgtctgagatttgtcaaaatttggatgtatcaagATTTGGTGTcttgatacatccaaatttagataaatctcagaCAACTTTCATGTGGCTTTTATTACCATGCTAATGCCAGAAGATTTGCTACATGATCCTGGAATGTGGAGTATTGGATATCATGAATACAGAAATCGTAAATATATATTGTCAAAACGTGGTATGCAAAGACATAAGCAAGTGGAACTGACAGTGAATGACACTATGCTACCCCGACTGAATTATATTATGATTCCGTGTATTTAAATCATGCTGGCCTAATAACACTGATCATCAATAAACACAGATTTGAACCCCATACATGCATCTATGCAGGATCAGAATGTCAAGCGAAGCAAATATAAGTAAGGAACTGGCGGTTACTGGAGAAAAATTATTTAAATATCAAAGTCATACCTGGCTCCATATCCAATCAAACAGGCAAATTGATGGGTACTGAAACACTGAGCGGTGTCAGCAACAATTGAAGCAGACATGCGGAGGCCATTTTGAATCAGATGCTGGTGAATGGCACC includes these proteins:
- the LOC124670718 gene encoding ferredoxin-dependent glutamate synthase, chloroplastic isoform X1, whose product is MAATLPRAVAPSPRPAAAAGLLPLPRAAPLLLAGRAAARRLRARGARAPALAAARRSWAVSARAVLDVSRHRAAPQKPVQEAADMNDILAERGACGVGFVANLNNEPSFNIVRDALTALGCMEHRGGCGADNDSGDGAGLMSGIPWDLFNEWGSKQGLAPFEKTHTGVGMVFLPQDDNSAAEAKAVVEKVFTDEGLEVLGWRPVPFDVSVVGRNAKETMPKIEQIFVKIAKEDDADDIERELYICRKLIERAAKSASWADELYFCSLSSKTIIYKGMLRSEVLGQFYLDLRNEMYKSPFAIYHRRFSTNTSPRWPLAQPMRLLGHNGEINTIQGNLNWMRSREATIQSPVWRGRENEIRPFGDPKASDSANLDNAAELLLRSGRSPAEAMMMLVPEAYKNHPTLSIKYPEAIDFYEYYKGQMEAWDGPALLLFSDGRTVGACLDRNGLRPARYWRTSDGFVYVASEVGVIPMDESKVVMKGRLGPGMMITVDLQTGQVLENTEVKKKVASANPYGDWLQQSTRSIKPVNFQSSPVMDNETVMRHQQAFGYSSEDVQMVIETMASQGKEPTFCMGDDIPLAVLSQKPHMLFDYFKQRFAQVTNPAIDPLREGLVMSLEVNIGKRGNILEVGPENADQVTLSSPVLNEGELDSLLNDPKLKPKVLSTYFNIRKGLDGSLDKAINALCEEADAAVRSGSQLLVLSDRSEALEPTRPAIPILLAVGAIHQHLIQNGLRMSASIVADTAQCFSTHQFACLIGYGASAVCPYLALETCRQWRLSKKTVNLMRNGKMPTVTIEQAQRNFIKAVKSGLLKILSKMGISLLSSYCGAQIFEIYGLGQEVVDLAFCGSVSKIGGLTLDELGRETLSFWVKAFSEDTAQRLENFGFIQSRPGGEFHANNPEMSKLLHKAIRERSDNAYTIYQQHLASRPVNVLRDLVELKSERPPIPIGKVEPATSIVERFCTGGMSLGAISRETHEAIAIAMNRIGGKSNSGEGGEDPIRWSPLADVVDGYSPTLPHLKGLQNGDTATSAIKQVASGRFGVTPTFLVNAEQIEIKIAQGAKPGEGGQLPGKKVSAYIARLRNSKPGVPLISPPPHHDIYSIEDLAQLIFDLHQINPKAKVSVKLVAEAGIGTVASGVSKANADVIQISGHDGGTGASPISSIKHAGGPWELGLTETHQTLIQNGLRERVVLRVDGGFRSGLDVLLAAAMGADEYGFGSVAMIATGCVMARICHTNNCPVGVASQVITAQVIFYSFFLVIPFILHSMHLQREELRARFPGVPGDLVNYFLFVAEEVRATLAQLGYEKLDDIIGHTDLLKPKHISLVKTQHIDLGYLLMNAGLPKWSSSQIRSQDVHSNGPVLDETILADPEVIDAIENEKEVSKTYPIYNVDRAVCGRVAGAIAKKYGDTGFAGQLNITFTGSAGQSFGCFLTPGMNVRLVGEANDYVGKGMAGGELVVVPVDDTGFVPEDAAIVGNTCLYGATGGQVFVRGKTGERFAVRNSLGQAVVEGTGDHCCEYMTGGCVVVLGKVGRNVAAGMTGGLAYILDEDDTLVPKINKEIVKMQRVNAPAGQMQLKGLIEAYVEKTGSAKGAKILSEWEAYLPLFWQLVPPSEEDSPEACAEFERVLARQATAVKSAK
- the LOC124670718 gene encoding ferredoxin-dependent glutamate synthase, chloroplastic isoform X2, producing the protein MAATLPRAVAPSPRPAAAAGLLPLPRAAPLLLAGRAAARRLRARGARAPALAAARRSWAVSARAVLDVSRHRAAPQKPVQEAADMNDILAERGACGVGFVANLNNEPSFNIVRDALTALGCMEHRGGCGADNDSGDGAGLMSGIPWDLFNEWGSKQGLAPFEKTHTGVGMVFLPQDDNSAAEAKAVVEKVFTDEGLEVLGWRPVPFDVSVVGRNAKETMPKIEQIFVKIAKEDDADDIERELYICRKLIERAAKSASWADELYFCSLSSKTIIYKGMLRSEVLGQFYLDLRNEMYKSPFAIYHRRFSTNTSPRWPLAQPMRLLGHNGEINTIQGNLNWMRSREATIQSPVWRGRENEIRPFGDPKASDSANLDNAAELLLRSGRSPAEAMMMLVPEAYKNHPTLSIKYPEAIDFYEYYKGQMEAWDGPALLLFSDGRTVGACLDRNGLRPARYWRTSDGFVYVASEVGVIPMDESKVVMKGRLGPGMMITVDLQTGQVLENTEVKKKVASANPYGDWLQQSTRSIKPVNFQSSPVMDNETVMRHQQAFGYSSEDVQMVIETMASQGKEPTFCMGDDIPLAVLSQKPHMLFDYFKQRFAQVTNPAIDPLREGLVMSLEVNIGKRGNILEVGPENADQVTLSSPVLNEGELDSLLNDPKLKPKVLSTYFNIRKGLDGSLDKAINALCEEADAAVRSGSQLLVLSDRSEALEPTRPAIPILLAVGAIHQHLIQNGLRMSASIVADTAQCFSTHQFACLIGYGASAVCPYLALETCRQWRLSKKTVNLMRNGKMPTVTIEQAQRNFIKAVKSGLLKILSKMGISLLSSYCGAQIFEIYGLGQEVVDLAFCGSVSKIGGLTLDELGRETLSFWVKAFSEDTAQRLENFGFIQSRPGGEFHANNPEMSKLLHKAIRERSDNAYTIYQQHLASRPVNVLRDLVELKSERPPIPIGKVEPATSIVERFCTGGMSLGAISRETHEAIAIAMNRIGGKSNSGEGGEDPIRWSPLADVVDGYSPTLPHLKGLQNGDTATSAIKQVASGRFGVTPTFLVNAEQIEIKIAQGAKPGEGGQLPGKKVSAYIARLRNSKPGVPLISPPPHHDIYSIEDLAQLIFDLHQINPKAKVSVKLVAEAGIGTVASGVSKANADVIQISGHDGGTGASPISSIKHAGGPWELGLTETHQTLIQNGLRERVVLRVDGGFRSGLDVLLAAAMGADEYGFGSVAMIATGCVMARICHTNNCPVGVASQREELRARFPGVPGDLVNYFLFVAEEVRATLAQLGYEKLDDIIGHTDLLKPKHISLVKTQHIDLGYLLMNAGLPKWSSSQIRSQDVHSNGPVLDETILADPEVIDAIENEKEVSKTYPIYNVDRAVCGRVAGAIAKKYGDTGFAGQLNITFTGSAGQSFGCFLTPGMNVRLVGEANDYVGKGMAGGELVVVPVDDTGFVPEDAAIVGNTCLYGATGGQVFVRGKTGERFAVRNSLGQAVVEGTGDHCCEYMTGGCVVVLGKVGRNVAAGMTGGLAYILDEDDTLVPKINKEIVKMQRVNAPAGQMQLKGLIEAYVEKTGSAKGAKILSEWEAYLPLFWQLVPPSEEDSPEACAEFERVLARQATAVKSAK